TATATTCGACATCTACTCCCTAATCTCCTTTTTGCCACTTAAAAAACCTTATCATAATTTCTTATGATAAGGTTTGACTTTTTCAGTGACCTCCTGCGTATGCAGGGATTTTTTTATGCAATTTTAAATTTAACTAAAAAGTGGTAAAGATTTAAAGGAAATATGAATATTTTATTAGTAATGATATTATTAATTTTGTGAGGTGTTAATTAAATGTATAATCAATTTATGAGCTGTCCTTTTTTAAATTCAGTAAAAGATTACTACAAAGACTATTATAGACGAGTTAATTCGAGTTATGTTAGAATACTACATGCTTCACCTGACGCACCAGCAGTAGATATTTATGTTAATAATAGTCCCATTGCACTTAATTTTCCATATAGGGGTTTTACTCAATATATTCCTTTGCAAAATGGGATATATAGTATAAAAATTTTTCCAGCAGGAAGCAGGAGAAATTTAATTATAGATAAAAATATAAATATTCCAGCAAATACTATTTTAACTATTGCAATGGTTAATGAGTTGCAGAATATAGCTTTATATCCTATAGAGGATACTTCTATGAATATCCAACCGGGAAAGGTTAA
This genomic interval from Caminicella sporogenes DSM 14501 contains the following:
- a CDS encoding DUF4397 domain-containing protein, whose product is MYNQFMSCPFLNSVKDYYKDYYRRVNSSYVRILHASPDAPAVDIYVNNSPIALNFPYRGFTQYIPLQNGIYSIKIFPAGSRRNLIIDKNINIPANTILTIAMVNELQNIALYPIEDTSMNIQPGKVKLRFVHLSPNTPSVDVRLSNERSLFKDVEYKEVTNYITMNPNIYTVEIYKTNSNQRILYVPNVKLMSNKFYTIYAVGLFGKRPPLQVLIPLDGGTYLRF